The DNA window ATCTCAACATTTCTAAGCAATAATGGTTCGCGTCCAGGATACGTGCTACAACGATGATGCATCACAATGATTCTTCCAAGGTGTCATGAGTCGCAACCATGGACAACGATCCCAGCCCATTGTCTCTTTAGGATCAAACCTGCATACGATAGCCTCCAGCCGTGCAACGGTGGAGTCTCACATGATGAGAAGTATTGGCTTCCATGTCCTGTTCCAGAAACATGCTCTGAAAACTCTGCTCATGGTTCATTTCCTGCTCATGCATCGGTACGTGCATGCATAGCTTGTTTGATCGGAGCCACAGATCTAGGGGACCCCCTTGGTCTCCAGTCTGGATAACCTCTTTTGGGGTAGGCCATTATGAATGTCAGACTAGCTCTGGAGGTGGGTTCAGAAAGTCAAAGATTGTGGTTGTTGCTATTACCCCAGATCTCCCGCATTTTGCGGGATTATCGAGGCGCTTGATGGAAATATGATTAAGATGATCTTGTTTTGGATTGAGAGGCTCAGACTTTGTTGTTGGAATTTCCAGTGACCTGGACCTGTGTGTCTGTTCCAATACCACTGGAACTTGGACAACCTACGTACATGTGTAAGACGATGAGACGAGTATAAGCTCAGGTAGGTAAGTCCAATATGATTGGGATTACAACCGTGCATCATTCTGTCAACTGCGCCCTATCGTTTCTGATGAGCCAGGCACACAGAACTGCATCCCTGCTTTATTGCAACCGGCGAGCGAGGATCTGCCAAGTAAGGTCGAAGGAAGACGGTTCGTCTCGCTTGGCCTAGCGAACCCGCTTGACCTGCATTTCCCGAACAGTGGCGGTCTCCTGTTGTAACTTTGTTGGGTCTTAGCTTCCGCCCTTGGTAAACAACTTGAGGGTCTTGTTTGTGACGTTTGATTACTGGCTCTCAGTTAATTATGTACTGCATTTTCATGTACAAGGTTATTTCTGGTTCAGAAGGCTAATCATCTTCACGATGGTAGGATGACTACATACGTGAGAACTAGGATCTTCTCATAAATCCTTGTAGGATGAACTTGTGTCGACATGATCTCATGCCCTTGACAATCACCGTAGCCAAGCACACTAGTATCGGTTGAATCTGCCGAAAGTCTCGGTCACCTCCTTCACCGAGAGGGATGAAAAATCCTCTCACCTCAGCTGACTATCTTTGGGTTGACTAGGCTTGCGCCTTGTGCAGTTTGTAACGCCAGGAATAAGTGGTTGAACAATGGTGCCTACGTACATAGTAAGTAAAGCCAACAGTAGGGCGGAGGCTATTTCGAAAAGACATGGGTTGTTGGTTCTGGAAATTTTCTAGCGTGTCCTGGGGTCGTCATGTTCGAATCTCAAAAGAACCTCATTCCATGGATCGATCAGTGTATTTGTGGCATGATACAATCGATAAACCTCGATCTTACGTCGATCATATCGTGCAAGTAGCCGAGGCTATCTTACAGTTGGTGCTGGAATTCTCAGGTGCATAATCAGATCATTTTTGTATGAATGAATGCATGAGTGACGAAGGACTTTTGTTAGAAAACCTTTCGATTATTGCAGTACTTTATCCGGTCCTCGACTTGGTCGCGTATGATCCCGTGTTAAAGATTTGAGAGTCAGCTTGGTttttacctaggtaggtaggtagtgttCAGTCTCCAAATTGAAACTTTGTAGCTAACCAAGTTGCGTGGGTAAACCGGTTTAAAAGTCAAGTGCCAATACTTTATTTTGACATGGGCTTACAATTTTATGCTTAGCTAAACGTGGTCAGTGTAAGTTCTAAACgttaaaaaagaaacgatAGAAACCTATTTCAATGATATGAAGTGAGATTTATCACAAATATCACCATAAGATACATCTACAAAACGGATGTGAATAACTTCAATATGATTGATGCCACAGGGTAGCTAATGACGATGTACAGTGTGTAAACATATACACTGTCCTATACACAGTACAGTCGCACTCAGGTTGTTATGGAGCTCGGACCATGTAAACAAACCAAACAGCCCCACCAGTAACAACGTCCGGATTCACGCGCCATCGCAGGATTTGACATCATACCAGACACATCAACTGACGAGGATCGCAACCCTTAATTGTTGAAATTAATTGCCCAAAGCTTGCATAACTTGGTCGAGTCTTGATCAAATACCTTACTAGACAGCATGTCACCCCCGCGCCGTAGGTCGGCCCGGTTGGCGTCCTCTACCAAGGTAAGCCTTGCGATAGCATCACCTGTTTTTCATCTTGGGGATGAACTATCTGACTGATATATTTTGCAGACTAAACCAGTAGCACCTACCTTGGAGGTCGTCACTGAAGATGCCGAATCACCTCAACGACTTCCAGAGCCCAGGTCTGCGAAGAAGAGCAGAAGCAAAACAAAGAACAATGTTGTTCCATCTTCGCCGGCCCCTGCGCCTTCAACACCAGCTTCATCAGCCATGAAGCCTCCCCATGACGAAATGCACCCAAGCAAAGCCCACCAGACCATGGGCGAGCCCTCCTCTGCCATGAGACTGGGATTCACAGATATCAAGAACAGCAACGAACCCGACACGCCATCAAAGATAGGGGTACCTGCATCCGATTTCACGTTCCGAGTCGCGCACGACACCACCGATACTAGCCTTAGCAGTGATGCGCAGCGAATGATGGTGGAACTTCGACAGCAGGCTGCCAAGATCAAAGTCGATCTCCTCGCTCAGCGCGACGCGGATGCTTCTGAGGTGGAAAGCCGCAAGATTGCCAAGCCTACAGGCAAGACAAGTCGCTACAGCGCGGCGCACATTGCCGAATTTAAGAAGATGGATTCTATTGAGAACCACCCTTCTGCTTGGAGAGCTCAGAACGGACGATTCCAGCCTGTTGTCCAGTCTCTTAAGCGAAAACCCTCCAAGGCTAACCTGGAAACAACACCGACTTCATCTCCTAGCAAGTCTGGTCTGAAGCAATCTCCCTCAAAGGAGCCTGAAGTTCCTACTCCTTCGACGCCTCGCGTTACACAAAGCCTCAAGCGCAAGTCTTCTCGAGCCAATCTTGAAGAGTATCAACAATCACCTTCTCCAAAGAAGGCTACCATGCCTCCTTCTGGTATTCCCATGGCTCTCCCTCCATCCGCCAAGAAGCCGCTGCTGGCCCCTAACGCACAGGAGCGCGAACGCGTTACTTCGAAGAGATTTAAGCAGCGAGAGGACGACGACGCGTCAACAAATCGACCTGTCTCACGTGATGACTCCTCGATTCCTCGACCAAAGTCCAGCGGCAATGGTTCAACCAAGCTGCCTGCCTCGAAACCCAGCTTCTCACGACTCATGAGTCCCACAAAGGCTTCCCTCGCGCACTCGGGCAAACCAACCATTTCTCTGATCAAATCCCCTTCCAAGGTTGACCTGAAGAGCGGCCTGTCGAAATCCACCAGCACTCCAGGTCTGCTTGCCCCCAGCGAAGCAGCCACCCCTAGAGCTCGTGTTCTTAGCTCAGGACGTCTTGATAGAGTCAAGTCAATTTTGCGAGGACACCGAACACCTTCTGGCAATGTCCAAACTGCTATTCCGCAGCCCAAGATTTCTCAGACACCTGCTCCACCCAGGGCTGAAAAAGACAAAGCTCTACCTCCTGTTCCGTTGACTACTCCTCGACGAAAGGTGACAAAGCATGTTGCTTTCACTCCGGAGGCCACTCGTATCACTTTTCAGCAGAACTCACCTTCTCCTTTGAAGTCTTGCCTCAAGGCTCAACCAACACGAAGCTTGGAGGACGAACCGTTCCAGGGTATTGACGAAGCACTTGCAAAGGCAGATTCAGGAGACGTTGCATATCCCGATCTGAGTGGCTTTAGACCTCTTCCGGAACTCCCTGTTGTAAAGGAAAAGGATGTTCTACCTGTGGCGCCTGCGTCTATCCCTGGTAAATTCACATTCCGTAGTGATCACACCATTGAGTTTGGAGATGCTCCCGTCTTGGGTTTTGGAGCTTCCCCCGGCCAGTCTAGCGTTCGTCAAGTACGACAGTCAATCAAGCCCGATGCAAAGATGCCTGGTAGCTTCCCTGGCCCTACATCTCCTGTCGGTCCCAATAAGGAGAACAAGTTGCCTGATTCTGAAAAGGTTATCTTTGGAGCACCTCACGGCATGTCTAACAAGAAGCGACACAGGACTAGCTGGGACGAGGAGGAAGCCGAGGAGAAGCTAGCCGAGCGTTCTaacaagaagcgcaaggctgAGCATGTTCCTGAAGGCGAGGCCCTGCTTGCTCCCCGACTTACCGGTGGCACTCCCAGCGCAAAGAAGGCGAGGACTGGTGCGATTACGCGTACCCCTGCTACCGCTAGTCCTGTCAAGAAGCGTTCAGTTCTCAGTATGAGCCGACTGAACATGCTTGCTCGACCCAAGAACCGGGCATAAATTCCCGGAATGATTGAAAGGTGTACTACGAGAGCTTGAGCTTTAATTCCCTGGCTCTACTCTCTTTACATATTGAATGCATAATACGACCTTTGCGTGTCTGTCGCATTCTGGAGATTGGTCTGCCTACTGGTTCTGACTATTAACATATTGGTCACCCAAATCTGCTGGCAACTTTCCCAGAGCTAGACACAAGAAGAGAATGACGAAATACGGTTTGATTAAGCTGGAGTCTCGAGATTGTTTTTTACCtggcttttttcttttattggCTTGCAAAGTATCTGGCATGCTGTTGTCACAGGAGGCAACGCATTTGGGTCAAGTCACGGTTGGGGGGTTTAAGGGGTGGCGTCAAGGCAAAACATATCATGTTATGAGAATCAAAATTCAGATGAGGACAGTTCATCTTGCATTTGTAATTGTTTGTATGGTTTATAAATATAGACACATTTTCATGTCTAGACTTGTCGTATTCCGTTTGATGAAAATGTGATTGATTATGTGCTATCTTGACCAAAGACTGCCCTTTCCGCCTCCAGACATCAGTTGTACTTGCCATATTTCTATAACAACAACCCCTCGCTTGTTAataactactaaggtactccCTCTTACCTTGTCTGTATTGCGTCTCCAATTGTTTGTGTTCCCCTGGAATAATAGCAACGCTGAAGCTGGTATTGATCAGACTGTTTGTTACTACGCTCCTTTGTATCCTTAACATGATACTTGAACAAAATCCCTTTTCTTTATGTCTAAAACATGTCAATTCCTAACCATGCAAACATTTTCACCTGTACGTTCTGCTTCCATGTTTCCCATGGCCCTCCCCAAATTATCGGACGCTCTGCACGACTCGCATGTACACCCTGCCACGCCGCGCTTCTTAAACTCGCCATTTGCTGGGTCTGCGGCGAACTTGTCTTTCGTGGCGACGAGTGCGTTAGCTTTGGTTGGTGTTTCTGGCATCGGGCGTGCTACGGATGCTTGCTGTACGGAAGCAGAGCTATCTACCAGGGTGTGCGGATACAGGATCTCTTTCGGGACGAGGAAGAAATCGAAAGAGATGGATGTGGAGGGAAAGAAGTGGACAAAGTGCCGCTCTGTGCGGCTTACGTGGTCGAAGTCGAAGTCGATGGGGTGACAGAGGAGAGCACCGTTGTCAACAGAGGTCTGAGGCGGGTTGAGAAAGTGGATGGTGGATTGACAAGGAAGAGATGGGAGGCCAACAACAATGAGAGGAACTCCAAGGTAAGGATGGATTGCTATTGTGCTCAGTGTACTAACATGTGCAGTCTGTTTCCTCGTGGCAACCGCCTATCTACCGTACTGGAGACGGGGTAACAGGAGATGAAGGCATATCCAGCAACTTCTCGAGCAATTCCAGAGACACTTCAAAGTCAGTCATTTGGGTCGACATCTTTGATCCTATTAACGGACCTTCCTTCAAACCGAGCCCTTTGAAGCCAATACCTCTATTCATGCAACGACCCGCAAGTCCCATTCGTGAACCGCACCGCAGAGTAACCGCTATCGACACACATCTTCAAGCACCCCCATACCTGAGAAAGCCTCGTTCAGCTCCTGGATCAGCCTATCCCAGATCTCTTGAAGAAAGTACAATATCAGATCATCAAAGCATGCGCCAACGGTCACCATCTCCATCTGTACTTGATGCTTCTCGATCCCCAATGCCACGTCGTGAATATGGGGATAGACCGTCGTCTCCTGAAGTTCTGAAGAACTGCACAAAAGATGATGAGCTTTCTGAAGTACGGCATAGACAAGCTGTCAGCTGGGTTAGAGAGGAGCCTTTGAAACGACCTTCATCTCGACTTGCCCCTTCCCGTCACTCAGATCTCAATCGTTCGGAAGCCACCACTTCAGCGTATCGAACACCCCCTGAGTATCCTGATCAGGTACTACGGACGCCTTACCCACTTCCTTTGTCTACCGCCAGAACAGCCAGGCCTTTGCCCTCGCAACTCACATCACATTCGCAACGGAGTGCGAATACTGCACCACAATCGTCAGAGTATCTGGACCGTTACCAGCCTATGATGGCAAGACCAGCACAGAATCCTGAGGTACGAAGATTGAGGAGAGTGGCAGCGAGCTTGAGTGAGGAAGGTCTTGCAAGGACAAGGTCTGAACAATCTGAGGGTAACAATGATTGGGGCACGGTTGGGTCTGAGCTGAGACGATTCTTTACGGGACGGTAGATAGGTGTTACATGGTATTCTATCAATGCGGATTCTTTCCTATGCACACATGCTACCTATGTCTGTTAAACGGGAGAAGCGGTGCTGTTGATGGCTTCGGATTTAGGTTTATTGTTGAAGGGCCTATACGATCGATCGTATAAAGTAGTTTGGGTAAGCCAATGAGAAGGTCGAAAccatcatcatgatcatCAGGACAGCGTTTGAGGGGTACGTAGCTATGAGAGCATGCACATCGGTTCGCGTACCGGAAGCGGACGGCCGAGGCACGGGGTCAAGCGAGGTCTGATCATTCCAGAGACCTGAGCAACATGAGAGGTTATTTAGAGTCATGGAAtgtaattgagctttgtATTTAGACGTTGTTTTGACCATTAAACCTCCATGAAAACGTGTACATGATTGTTTAATTGATATAAGTATATTGATCCAGGTTATTGAGGGTACAAACAACCGGGGCAGTTTGGTGACGTTGGAGGGCACTTGGGGATTTCCACCAGCCAAACAAGCCCTAGGCGACCTAGCTAAGCTCTGGCGGGGTAGGATTAAATGGATGGCAGGTAGAGACGGGATACGGTGAAGCATTGAACTCTCGTGAAAAAAGGAACGTTTGTTGTATCCTGATTTTGAGTTTGAGACGATACTTGACTGATAAATTCAATGGCTGGGAACTCTTGTCTATTACCATCTGATGCAGCTTTTGAGCTGTTTTGTCATTCCGTCAGAGCTCTCTCTCGACGTAACCGCGGGGTCATTCTATTCTGTCTGTGCTACTAGTTTAGGTCTAGTttctctcctcttcttcttcttggctggGATCCTCAATTTCCATGCCCTAACTAAAAACTCACAAAAAACAATTTTTCAGGTAAATAAATGTACATGACTTGTACTGCATAAGATGTGGTTTTAAGCGAGGACCAGGGATCCAATTCTAgtgttttttttattttggcTGCGTCAGAGTTTCCTCTATTGTTCCCACACGCAGTTCACTAATACCAGTTGGTGGGCAGTATGGGTAACAGTGAGAGGATCAAGCAATAGAGTCTGGTGAAAGGATACGACATATCAACagtaatagtaataaaatacaTATCAAAAGTAGAATAATAAACAACAAACAGGTTATGCATTATTTAGTCTTATACTGCATCATGTATACCTGAATAGTTGATCCAATTAGTTGGCAGCCTCTGATTACTTATTAATGGGTGGGCAAAAGTTAGGTCTCAAGTCACACCAAATCAAAAAAACTCGCTGTACCTCCTCCACTCTGGGACCTAACCTAACGTAACAATTTACCTTTCCAATCTGCTCTGCTCTGCCCTCCCTCTCCCCCCTCCTACCAGGCCAGTTTAGAAAAACCACCCAAAGCTCTCCCTCTTACAAGGTCATGCGACCGTAGACCACTCTTCGTCGCCCTCAATTTATATTAACGCCCCGGACGGAAGGCGATTAGCCCAAGGCGACGACCAAAGATGTCGGTTGTCACAAAGGTACGGAAAACACTTTATCAAACTGTCTCGAGCTTCACTTGGCTTGTCTCCTTGCCTATACATCGATTGCCTCTGCCTTGCACTGTACCAgagagtcgagtcgagttGAGTCGAGTCCCAGCGGATTGGATGCGCAGAGTTGAGGACGGGAATGGGAATTTTGCTTCACAACGCCATTAATCAGAGCCGACTCTATTGAGACACTCGCTCTTGACGGCTTCAGCGATCGCATTATCCTTCTAACCTCCATACGCTTCTTCTCTCTGCCGTCACTTTATTCTGCTCGGCCTCTACCCTCTCGTCCGCGATCAcaagcccagcccagcccctCACATCAATCCTGTTACTCGTCATCAGGTTGTTTGCCCTAACCTACCACGGCATGCTCTGACAAGCAGACACAACGCTACAACCGTCAACTGCGTATACAGAAATGCTAACTTTCTCGCCAGAACCCTTTTGCCTACCTCGGTACGATTCCTCAAATCCCCGCTTTCCCCACGAGAAAAAGCACAGAAAAAATCAATCTAGCTTGATCGACTTTCCGAATGCTGCCCAACTCAAAACTCAATCTACGATTACTCGTGCTGACTTAGCGATTACCGTACAGGCAACGACAGTGACGGCGAGGAGAAGCCCGTCGTTCCTGTCAAGACCGTTGACAAGAACAATGCTCGCACTACTAAGCGCAATGTCGAGCCCCAAGCTCCTGTAAAGGCTGCTGGTGCTGGAGGAAACCGCCGTGGCCCCGGTGGTAACGAGGGTGGTGAGTTTTAGATCCTGGACCCCCGTTCAACATCCAGTACTGACTCTTGAGTAGCTTTCCAGGACCGTGGTGCTGGTAGCCGACGCAACCAAAACCGATCCACTGAGGAGACTCCCCGTGATGCTGCCCGAGGCGGTGCTGGTGCCCGTGTCCGTGGTGGACGTGGTGCTAGACGCGCCCACGACCGCGATGACCGACACACCTCCAAGTTCGGTGGCCATGGGTATGCTTCACCACCAACCTGATCATGTGTTTCCATGTGCTGACTGAAATCTAGTGGCTCCGAGAAGCAGGCCAACCAGTCCTGGGGTGCTACCGAAGGCCAGGCTGAGCTTAAGGACGAGCAGGCCGGCGAGGCTATCGCTAAGGACGAGCAGAAGGACGCCGCTGCTGAGGAGGCTGCTGCCGCTGAGGCCGccgccgaggaggaggccgagAAGCAGGTCTCCTACGAAGAATATCTCGCCCAGCaggctgagaagaaggccgCTCTCGAGTCTGGCCTCAAGGTCCGTGAGGCCAACGAGGGTAGCAAGCTCGACAAGAAGTGGGCCGACGCCAAGCCCCTCGAgaacgaggaggaggagtacTTTGCCCCCACCGGAGGCAAGGCCCAGCGCCAGCGAGAGCGCAAGGTCAAGCAGACTGTTGACTTCGACCCCCGTTTCGTCGAGCCCGAGCGCACCCGAGGTGGTGCTCGCGGAGGCCGTGGCGGCCGTGGTGGCCGAGGCGGAGAGCGTGGTGGTGACCGTGGCCGTGGAGGTAACCGCGGCGGTCGTGGCGGCGCTCCTCAGGGAGCTGCTAAGGGCAACGCTGctatcaacaccaacgaCCAGTCTGCTTTCCCCAGCCTCGGCGGCAACTAAATTGCCCAACGCCTGCCCGCCTCTCACCAGAGCGCGCCCATAAATCCCCTTGCCTGCTACACCATGCATTCGCGGGGTCAACGTTGAATGTCCACACGCCTCccctttttcctttttttactCGTCACGATATAAGAAGGGGGGAAGATGCCATATTCGTTGTTTTCGACAGGTTGAAATGAAAAAAATTAGTTGACTATTGGTTTTCCCCCTGTGTCGGATATATCAATCGTGTGTCCAGCTCAGGGAAAGTGCTGCATGATATAGGGAGGATTTGAGCTCTGTTCTCACTAGTTCGGCTGCACTCAGAAGTATTTCTGTCCTCTAGGTCTTCTCAAAGGTTTCCGTACAAAATTCAATTGAAATGCTCTTTTAAATCTGTTGCCCTGTGCTGTGATTTTAAGTAAAGATGAACATCAATAGTAGGGATCAGCCCTTTCCCGTTTGCACCCTATTTAATCTCTTCAACACTGGATGTATACCATTCTACAATCCGTCACTACTGTGGCAACATATATAAGCAtgtgttgctgctgttgataTGTTAGTGTTAATGACCCATCTCGCTCGCCGCCCCTTGCAAATGTCACTCACCCGTCTAATGTTAATAGATTCCAGGAGCATGCATTGACTTGTACTATCCTTTGTTCTAGCTTTTCATGGGCCTTTATTGAATTGGGAATGCCAAAAAGTGTCTGGTAAATGTGATATGTGACATACCCAGTCCCTCTTGGATTCTGTAACTAGGTCATTCTGGATCGTATGAACTTTCTAGATCAATGGAGAACATACCAATAGATTCCGTGAGCTCAATATAGTAATATGAAGCTCAAAATACTCTGTGTTGTGTCTGTACGTGTAGTTGAAGGACAACCCCTGAAATCTCCCTTTCAACAATGGCCTCCTTTCAAAGAACTACAGAAAGACATGGCTTTGTCATGACCACAATGCTCTTCAAATGCTTTCAGAGGGCGCTTAGGAAAGTTGCTGTTGTCCCGGGTTTGTGTATGGGGTCCGTGGTTGTGGATTACAGGGCGATATCCTGCACCGAGTATGTCAAGCGGCCTGGATTACACGATACTCTCGCTCAAGACCACATAAGCTTAATGTTAGCGTCGAGACAGTGAAATTCAGCTTCCAGGCATATAAATAAGATCGAATGAGATATCTTGGTGATCCCTGATGTCCGGGTCTGCTGACGAGACCTCCGGCTCAGTAACCCCTTTTCTCAACCATATCTTTCCAATAACTTGTTTCTGCCATAGCAGTGCCAAGGGGTGAATAAAGAACCAGCAGTTAACATCTGAACAACACTACTAAACATGAATGTACACGAGGAAGCGAGTTCTGGAAGTATATATAGCTGTCCAGCTTACCCCTTTTCCCTCCTTCATCATCCAACACTCTTCGCTCTAAGCAAAGAACCGCATTGCAACAATTCAGAAAAGCTCAATCACCACAAGAAATCACATTTCTAAAGCAAATCTGCTGCAATTAGcaccctacctacctaccttccAACCTTCTACCCACCCTACTCAGTCACAATGGGACAATTCCACCGACAGCAGTCCGTCTGTCATTTCGACAACGGTCGCGAGTTCCAGAATGTCATCGCAAGAAACGTGAAGGACCACTTCAAAAACTACATCAAGGACCGGGTTCAGCAAGCAAAGGACGCCTTCAAGGATGCCAAGCGTCTTCTCCctcgagagaagaagaaggagagggACAAGAGGGACAAGAACGTCTCTGAGTTTGTTGGCAACACGGACAATCGTGATGACCATCATGACTCTGATGACTACGCTTGGGGTCATTAGGTCTCTGGACTGAATGCCTGTTGAGGTGAGTAAACGTTTTGGACAACTCCGCTGAACTGAGTACCGTAGACCATACAGCTTAGATTACCAATGGAAACGTTGAACACCTcatatttattttttctacGCATGGTAAGTTATGTAATTGTACTGACTGGGAAGATGTGTTAGAAGTTCATGATATCCAAGGTGAACTACTTTCCAAAGGACACGAAGTCTACAAGAACTAACACTGTGATTTTGGGGAAATTACTCACTAGTTCCTAtgtaagctatattatacAGGATCAACGGCTTTAGTCTACTGTACGTACATGACACGCCCGATATTTCGTTCTTTTCTAATGATTGAAATCTCAACTCATCATAACCTATCAGACTAGAAAGAACGAATCGCTTTTTATTACTTCATGCAGTCACAATAGTACATAACTAAACTAAAAAAACATCTCACGCCTGATGCGAGAACGTGCGCGAGGCATCCATTCCAAGAGAAAAGGCAAGCAACACGGCATTGAAAATAGCCATCATGTAGAACGGGGCACCGTTGGACAGAGTATCGAACAGATATCCTCCCAACTTTGTGAGCAACAAGATGGCAAATCCACCGTATAGCGAATAAACACCAGCGATGGAGCCCTTGAGACGAATACGAGAAACTGATTCTTGATCTGTTGTGATGCTGATGAGAGGCCGGCTCTCGTCATTGGCAGATTCGTAGTCCTCGGGCTGCAGGAGGCTTTCAGGGCGCGTAGTGCGAGGTAGCTCGACTGCGAGAACACCGCGACCGAGAGATCCAAGACTGCAAACAATGGCGCCGATCTGACTGATGCCTAGGAGCGAAACGACCAAGAAGATTATGGGGCTGCCACCCCGACCGTCGATGTCCTTGATCTCAGGGCTGGCAAGTTGTGGCAGGACAGTGTAGCCCACGATACCAAAAACAGTTGAGACGACAATGGGGTAGTTGATGCGACCAGTTCGGCTGGCGAGATATCCGAAGATAGGCGCGCAGATAAGACCCATGAATTGCGCAACACCAGTCAAGATGGAGGAGAGGATGTAGGCGGTTTTGCACTCTTCCTTGAGTTCAGGCGATGAGTCGTGAGGTGAGCCCTTGCAGAAACCGTTGCTAATGTAATATGTGTTGACAAAGAGAGGGATAAAAAGTGAAATGGCAACACTCGAGGCTCTAGCGACAAAGCCGCCGACGTATCCGAGACCGATTCGCGAATCGACAAAGCCAAGGAAGACCGAATCCTTCATAAGATGTAGATAAGGTGCCAGTTTCTGCACCACGTTAGTAACAGCGCACATTGTGCTCAAGAATGCTCGACTTACCCGTTGGGGGCCATTTCCGTCTGATCTAGCTGATTCGTTCTCATCCTTAAGTCCAAATAGAACCCTAAAACCCTTGCCTTCCTCACCCTTGATATTTCGAAGGCCGATTGCTACAAACAAAGACACGGCCAGTGCGACAACAGCGACAACATAGAAACTATAAGACACGGCTTCAGCAGGTGTCGTATTCTCGTCCTCACCAAATTTGGCCGGGAGTGGGAGAAAAAGAGTCAATGCAACAAGAGCACCGCATC is part of the Fusarium poae strain DAOMC 252244 chromosome 4, whole genome shotgun sequence genome and encodes:
- a CDS encoding hypothetical protein (TransMembrane:11 (o20-43i86-106o112-134i202-222o242-262i325-347o370-395i402-420o440-463i518-538o544-564i)~BUSCO:15093at5125), which produces MLLRYLPFAPSTTPLQALTYLLGISLFSISFLVFLNSSISFVITDLIGQKEGVGDVVGTLGFADELVALVACPGWGLVSDRLGVRWVAVIGYAIIGLSLALFVQATNVYPQLLLARVLFAVGASAAATMVTAILPSLTDDSNSEEDEARARIKALQNATARSSIAFSVESEATITQERYTQSVSERSMSDSADSAAGRPSKLAGFVGLFTGCGALVALTLFLPLPAKFGEDENTTPAEAVSYSFYVVAVVALAVSLFVAIGLRNIKGEEGKGFRVLFGLKDENESARSDGNGPQRKLAPYLHLMKDSVFLGFVDSRIGLGYVGGFVARASSVAISLFIPLFVNTYYISNGFCKGSPHDSSPELKEECKTAYILSSILTGVAQFMGLICAPIFGYLASRTGRINYPIVVSTVFGIVGYTVLPQLASPEIKDIDGRGGSPIIFLVVSLLGISQIGAIVCSLGSLGRGVLAVELPRTTRPESLLQPEDYESANDESRPLISITTDQESVSRIRLKGSIAGVYSLYGGFAILLLTKLGGYLFDTLSNGAPFYMMAIFNAVLLAFSLGMDASRTFSHQA
- a CDS encoding hypothetical protein (BUSCO:50785at5125) gives rise to the protein MSVVTKNPFAYLGNDSDGEEKPVVPVKTVDKNNARTTKRNVEPQAPVKAAGAGGNRRGPGGNEGAFQDRGAGSRRNQNRSTEETPRDAARGGAGARVRGGRGARRAHDRDDRHTSKFGGHGGSEKQANQSWGATEGQAELKDEQAGEAIAKDEQKDAAAEEAAAAEAAAEEEAEKQVSYEEYLAQQAEKKAALESGLKVREANEGSKLDKKWADAKPLENEEEEYFAPTGGKAQRQRERKVKQTVDFDPRFVEPERTRGGARGGRGGRGGRGGERGGDRGRGGNRGGRGGAPQGAAKGNAAINTNDQSAFPSLGGN
- a CDS encoding hypothetical protein (BUSCO:11431at5125), with product MSPPRRRSARLASSTKTKPVAPTLEVVTEDAESPQRLPEPRSAKKSRSKTKNNVVPSSPAPAPSTPASSAMKPPHDEMHPSKAHQTMGEPSSAMRLGFTDIKNSNEPDTPSKIGVPASDFTFRVAHDTTDTSLSSDAQRMMVELRQQAAKIKVDLLAQRDADASEVESRKIAKPTGKTSRYSAAHIAEFKKMDSIENHPSAWRAQNGRFQPVVQSLKRKPSKANLETTPTSSPSKSGLKQSPSKEPEVPTPSTPRVTQSLKRKSSRANLEEYQQSPSPKKATMPPSGIPMALPPSAKKPLLAPNAQERERVTSKRFKQREDDDASTNRPVSRDDSSIPRPKSSGNGSTKLPASKPSFSRLMSPTKASLAHSGKPTISLIKSPSKVDLKSGLSKSTSTPGLLAPSEAATPRARVLSSGRLDRVKSILRGHRTPSGNVQTAIPQPKISQTPAPPRAEKDKALPPVPLTTPRRKVTKHVAFTPEATRITFQQNSPSPLKSCLKAQPTRSLEDEPFQGIDEALAKADSGDVAYPDLSGFRPLPELPVVKEKDVLPVAPASIPGKFTFRSDHTIEFGDAPVLGFGASPGQSSVRQVRQSIKPDAKMPGSFPGPTSPVGPNKENKLPDSEKVIFGAPHGMSNKKRHRTSWDEEEAEEKLAERSNKKRKAEHVPEGEALLAPRLTGGTPSAKKARTGAITRTPATASPVKKRSVLSMSRLNMLARPKNRA